Proteins encoded within one genomic window of Anastrepha ludens isolate Willacy chromosome 4, idAnaLude1.1, whole genome shotgun sequence:
- the LOC128861883 gene encoding uncharacterized protein LOC128861883: MTVVKLSQSGPAASADTGTEVKPSPSTSAPPAVVIGTRPISRRPVAMRRAGEETATGSTEASAPAGKWPTVRITDPTKAGYLERRNAARILKRLHESPPTTEELTKEVRESIEWAKKVLPNFTLERPTTSSAATKRQRSTEEVKPSAKRPKNQGIAPNKMFAEVARNRIIIGVLDEGDPEGRIPRAQWKWVQAALTNVTLEVLLSNPGPPPSCTDAGWYQGQIKIIACDDERSVELYKTAIAKIGEVYPGAKLVVVDKKDIPSRPRARVWVPTPSDPQQVMQIISACNPGLPTGSWKFVKAFDNTVTVDGVVTKRATTQVMLLLTNDSLEPLAKSEGMINYGFGKVKVRTYKTDADAIDQLASEIGIQSHRSC, translated from the coding sequence ATGACTGTAGTCAAACTTAGTCAGAGTGGACCGGCGGCAAGCGCTGACACTGGGACTGAGGTTAAGCCTAGCCCCAGTACATCGGCACCTCCTGCGGTGGTTATCGGAACCAGACCAATTAGTCGACGTCCTGTGGCTATGCGGAGAGCTGGTGAAGAGACTGCCACAGGTAGCACCGAGGCCAGTGCTCCTGCCGGAAAATGGCCGACAGTAAGGATCACTGATCCAACTAAAGCAGGGTACCTGGAGAGGCGTAATGCCGCCAGGATACTCAAAAGGCTGCACGAATCTCCACCAACAACGGAGGAGCTGACGAAGGAGGTAAGGGAGTCGATAGAGTGGGCGAAGAAGGTTCTTCCTAACTTCACTCTCGAAAGGCCAACCACATCGTCAGCTGCCACCAAAAGACAGAGGTCTACTGAAGAGGTTAAACCGTCAGCGAAAAGACCGAAAAATCAAGGCATAGCgcctaataaaatgtttgcggAAGTGGCCCGCAATCGCATCATCATTGGTGTCCTGGATGAGGGTGATCCCGAAGGAAGAATTCCCAGAGCCCAATGGAAATGGGTGCAGGCCGCTCTGACCAACGTAACGCTGGAAGTGCTACTAAGCAATCCAGGTCCGCCCCCATCATGCACTGACGCTGGCTGGTACCAAGGCCAGATTAAAATTATAGCCTGCGACGACGAAAGATCGGTGGAGCTATACAAGACTGCAATAGCGAAGATCGGGGAAGTCTACCCTGGAGCGAAGCTCGTGGTAGTAGACAAAAAAGACATCCCGTCTCGACCGAGGGCACGAGTTTGGGTCCCTACACCCTCTGACCCACAGCAAGTCATGCAGATAATAAGTGCATGCAACCCAGGCCTTCCTACGGGGAGCTGGAAATTTGTCAAGGCCTTTGACAATACCGTAACAGTAGACGGTGTGGTGACGAAACGTGCCACAACGCAAGTAATGCTGTTACTAACAAACGATTCTCTAGAACCTTTGGCGAAAAGCGAAGGTATGATAAACTATGGTTTTGGCAAGGTTAAGGTCAGAACCTATAAAACAGATGCTGATGCCATCGACCAATTGGCCTCAGAAATTGGGATCCAGTCCCATCGCAGCTGTTAA